In Syntrophomonas wolfei subsp. wolfei str. Goettingen G311, a single window of DNA contains:
- the rbfA gene encoding 30S ribosome-binding factor RbfA produces the protein MSKRRQERMSVEIMRVLSQIIQEEIKDPRIEFKNLSITRIDLSNDYSHARVNISILGDEIQREEAMKALQKAKGYIRSALAQQLKVRHAPELEFRLDRSIEHGIRISSLLEEIKEEAKGSNE, from the coding sequence ATGAGTAAACGCCGGCAGGAAAGAATGTCTGTAGAAATCATGCGCGTTTTATCCCAGATAATACAGGAGGAGATAAAGGATCCTCGTATTGAATTTAAGAATCTCTCCATAACTCGCATAGATCTTAGTAATGATTATAGCCATGCCCGGGTAAATATAAGCATACTGGGTGATGAAATCCAGAGGGAAGAGGCGATGAAAGCCCTGCAAAAGGCCAAAGGCTATATTAGAAGCGCTCTGGCCCAGCAGCTAAAGGTGCGCCATGCGCCGGAGCTGGAATTCCGCCTGGACCGCTCTATAGAACATGGAATAAGGATTTCTTCCCTTCTGGAAGAAATTAAAGAAGAGGCAAAAGGCAGTAATGAATAA
- a CDS encoding DHH family phosphoesterase, producing the protein MNKLKEIASKVMDKDDFLLVGHKAPDGDCIGSMLGLYLGLKAMGKRVGMLLSEPVPPVYHYLSAAEQVKLPGEIQFIPKNLIFLDCSDEQRVGQEVFSLIQERNCSFNIDHHQSNGLFADFNYIDTSAAATAEIISELLLLMPINISAAMADALLAGIIMDTGCFLNANTTAKTLRIAAELLNFGASVNLARISLFESKSRKEVLILQHALQHLDFSSDGKIAWMSLPYHELVAIEAEDLYPEGLINHTRMIEGVEVGILFREMPAGKVKVGFRSRGQVDVAALAAQFGGGGHRQASGAQCEGKLEEVKSIIIQAVEDVI; encoded by the coding sequence ATGAATAAACTGAAGGAAATTGCCAGTAAAGTAATGGATAAAGATGACTTTTTGCTGGTGGGACATAAAGCCCCGGATGGGGATTGTATTGGTTCTATGCTGGGTTTGTACCTGGGACTGAAGGCCATGGGCAAAAGGGTCGGGATGCTTTTGTCTGAACCTGTTCCTCCTGTCTACCACTACCTGAGCGCGGCGGAACAGGTAAAATTACCTGGGGAAATACAATTTATACCCAAAAACCTCATTTTTCTGGATTGTTCGGATGAACAGCGGGTAGGCCAGGAAGTATTCTCCCTCATACAGGAAAGGAACTGCAGCTTCAATATCGATCATCACCAAAGCAATGGTCTTTTTGCTGATTTTAACTATATCGATACCAGCGCTGCGGCAACTGCCGAAATCATTAGTGAATTACTACTGCTTATGCCAATAAATATTAGCGCTGCTATGGCGGATGCTCTTTTGGCCGGTATCATCATGGATACGGGATGTTTTTTAAATGCCAATACCACGGCTAAAACCTTGAGAATAGCTGCGGAACTACTAAATTTTGGCGCCAGTGTTAATCTCGCCAGAATAAGCCTTTTTGAATCCAAGTCTAGAAAAGAAGTGTTAATATTGCAGCATGCATTGCAACATTTGGATTTCTCATCTGATGGTAAAATAGCCTGGATGAGCTTGCCCTATCATGAATTAGTGGCTATAGAGGCCGAAGACTTGTATCCGGAAGGGCTTATAAACCATACTCGTATGATTGAAGGTGTAGAGGTAGGGATTCTATTTCGCGAAATGCCGGCAGGAAAGGTTAAAGTTGGTTTCCGTTCACGAGGGCAGGTTGATGTTGCTGCACTTGCTGCACAATTTGGCGGTGGCGGGCACAGGCAGGCATCAGGTGCCCAGTGTGAAGGTAAGCTGGAGGAAGTAAAGTCAATAATTATTCAAGCGGTTGAGGATGTGATTTGA
- the truB gene encoding tRNA pseudouridine(55) synthase TruB, translating into MHGFLNINKPQAMTSFDVIKKLKKVLPRKYKLGHLGTLDPMAEGVLPVAVGCGTRIIPFVEDETKEYIATMTLGASSDTQDAWGVITYHTPRKIEPAQVEKVLALFRGKSRQVPPMYSAVHHEGKRLYELARQGLEVERKAREIEIFELELLNADWEQELPQLSLRVSCSRGTYIRTLCHDIGQELGCGAYLSSLRRSRSGCFKIEEAVSLDYIIEKRENLSRALLPLDYPINNLPLISLKSAELPAIINGRQISRTGKLASPRVRLYTPEGQLLAIAEANNYNEDTVLQPCRVFKINE; encoded by the coding sequence TTGCACGGGTTTCTTAACATCAACAAACCCCAGGCTATGACTTCTTTTGATGTTATTAAAAAGCTTAAAAAGGTTTTACCGCGAAAATACAAGTTGGGGCATTTGGGTACCCTGGATCCTATGGCTGAAGGTGTTTTGCCCGTGGCAGTCGGCTGTGGCACCAGGATAATTCCTTTTGTTGAAGATGAGACCAAGGAATATATAGCCACTATGACCCTGGGAGCATCATCCGATACCCAGGATGCCTGGGGAGTGATTACATACCATACACCAAGAAAAATAGAGCCTGCCCAAGTAGAAAAAGTACTGGCATTGTTTCGGGGTAAGAGCAGGCAAGTTCCGCCTATGTACTCAGCTGTTCACCATGAAGGGAAAAGACTTTATGAATTAGCCCGCCAGGGTCTGGAAGTGGAGAGGAAAGCAAGAGAAATTGAAATCTTCGAGTTGGAACTGCTGAATGCCGATTGGGAGCAGGAATTACCCCAATTGAGCTTGCGGGTAAGCTGTTCCCGGGGGACCTATATTCGCACACTGTGTCATGATATTGGCCAGGAATTAGGTTGCGGAGCCTATTTATCCAGTTTGCGCCGAAGTCGCTCTGGTTGCTTCAAAATCGAAGAGGCAGTAAGCCTGGATTATATTATAGAGAAGCGGGAGAATCTGAGTCGAGCCTTGCTGCCCCTGGACTATCCTATAAATAACTTACCGCTTATAAGCCTAAAAAGTGCGGAATTACCAGCTATAATAAACGGAAGACAGATAAGCCGGACAGGAAAGCTGGCTAGTCCCCGGGTAAGGTTATATACGCCGGAAGGACAACTGCTGGCTATTGCTGAAGCAAATAACTATAATGAAGATACTGTACTCCAGCCCTGCCGGGTTTTTAAGATTAATGAATAA
- a CDS encoding bifunctional riboflavin kinase/FAD synthetase codes for MEVVREIDNFTNSEGSLFLALGNFDGVHRGHQRLIGDLVKKARANNGIAAAFIFEPHPAMVLNPSRAPKLLVTAERKAELMNKLGLDKLIYNTFDLAISQCSPEEFVKSILVERLKIREAFVGFNYSFGHKGSGTPQLLKELGKKYDFQVNIIPPVEIKGQVVSSTIIRQALDAGDMELAREMLGYYPMIEGKVIEGEKRGATIGFPTANLGIGAELNIPVKGVYAALAVLEGENFGAAVNIGSKPTFHQEYPVSVEAHLIDFNRQVYDQDLRLFFLQKIRDEKRFSSVDELIKQIGLDRKQAGEIYESLESRGKIDII; via the coding sequence ATGGAGGTAGTAAGAGAAATAGATAATTTTACTAATAGTGAAGGCTCGTTATTTTTAGCCCTGGGTAATTTTGATGGAGTACACCGGGGGCACCAGCGTTTGATTGGTGATTTAGTAAAGAAAGCCCGGGCCAACAATGGAATCGCGGCGGCATTTATTTTTGAACCCCACCCGGCTATGGTGCTTAACCCCAGTCGGGCTCCCAAACTTTTGGTAACTGCGGAACGAAAAGCCGAGTTAATGAATAAACTGGGTTTGGATAAACTGATCTACAATACCTTTGACCTGGCCATATCCCAGTGCTCTCCGGAAGAGTTCGTAAAAAGCATCCTGGTCGAGAGATTAAAAATTAGAGAAGCGTTTGTGGGATTCAACTATTCCTTTGGTCACAAAGGAAGTGGTACGCCTCAACTATTAAAAGAGCTGGGGAAAAAATATGATTTCCAGGTTAATATCATTCCCCCGGTGGAAATCAAGGGGCAGGTGGTATCCAGCACTATCATCCGCCAAGCCCTGGATGCCGGCGATATGGAATTGGCCCGGGAAATGCTGGGTTACTATCCCATGATAGAAGGAAAGGTAATTGAAGGGGAAAAACGAGGAGCAACTATTGGTTTCCCTACAGCCAACCTGGGGATTGGGGCAGAATTAAATATACCGGTGAAAGGGGTATATGCGGCTCTGGCAGTGCTGGAAGGCGAAAATTTCGGGGCCGCCGTCAACATAGGCAGCAAGCCCACCTTTCATCAGGAATATCCAGTTTCGGTTGAGGCTCATTTAATCGATTTTAACCGACAGGTTTATGATCAGGATTTAAGGCTGTTTTTCCTCCAAAAAATCAGGGACGAAAAAAGATTTAGCAGCGTTGACGAACTAATTAAGCAGATTGGGCTTGACCGAAAGCAAGCTGGGGAAATATATGAGTCTCTGGAAAGCAGAGGAAAGATAGATATAATATGA
- the rpsO gene encoding 30S ribosomal protein S15, with protein MALSLERKGEIIKTYQIHENDTGSPEVQIAILTERINYLNEHLKINSKDHHSRRGLLKMVGQRRSLLDYLKKKDFERYRSIVTRLGLRR; from the coding sequence TTGGCATTATCTCTAGAAAGAAAAGGGGAAATAATTAAGACCTACCAAATTCACGAAAATGATACCGGCTCGCCGGAAGTCCAAATTGCTATATTAACGGAAAGAATAAATTACTTGAATGAGCATTTAAAAATAAATTCTAAAGACCATCATTCGCGCAGAGGCCTGCTGAAAATGGTAGGACAGCGTCGTTCACTCCTGGACTATCTCAAGAAGAAAGACTTTGAACGCTATCGGAGCATTGTTACCCGATTGGGCCTGCGCAGATAA
- a CDS encoding polyribonucleotide nucleotidyltransferase: MEVAGRPLIVEIGQVAQQANGAALMRYGDTVVLVTATAAKQPREGIDFFPLTVDYEEKQYAVGKIPGGFIKREGRATAQATLSARLIDRPIRPLFPKGFRNEIHVVATILSVEKDNAPDVTAITGASVALSISDIPFAGPVAAVIVGLVDGELIINPTVEQHQKSDLHLAVAGTKEAIMMVEGGANEVPEETMRDAIFFAHEEIKKIVDFQENIIREVGLSKMQVEIPILDEEIKKAVVEFATPLFEEAVKNPDKKTREDQMDSSQKSVLQHFTESYPEEEKLIADVSDETMKAVVRKMALEEGERVDGRKLDEIRKVSCEVGFLPRPHGSGLFTRGQTQVLSVTTLGAISEEQRLDGLGIEEKKRYIHHYNFPPYSTGETKPMRGPGRREIGHGALAERALLAVIPSEEEFPYTIRVVSEVLESNGSSSMGSVCGSTLSLMHAGVPIKAPVSGIAMGLVKEGERFAIMSDIQGIEDALGDMDFKLAGTEKGVTALQMDIKITGVNREIVEAALKQAREGRMFILKKMLEAIDKPNEELSPYAPQMIRMQIDPDKIREVIGPGGKTIHKIVDETGCKIDIEDDGSLFIMATDEEAAKKARFFVESIVAEVEVGKTYMGTVKRIMDFGAFVEIIPGVLGTSGKEGLVHISQLAEERVNKVRDVVDIGDQILVKVTEIDRQGRVNLSRKAVLKSAVKK, translated from the coding sequence ATGGAGGTAGCAGGGCGACCATTAATTGTGGAAATAGGACAAGTTGCCCAGCAGGCCAATGGAGCTGCTCTTATGAGATATGGCGATACAGTTGTATTGGTCACAGCTACAGCTGCCAAACAGCCCCGCGAAGGAATTGACTTTTTCCCGCTAACGGTTGATTACGAGGAGAAACAATATGCGGTAGGGAAAATACCAGGAGGTTTCATTAAAAGAGAAGGCCGGGCTACAGCCCAGGCTACCCTATCTGCTCGCTTGATTGACCGGCCTATCCGCCCACTTTTCCCTAAAGGTTTCCGGAATGAAATACATGTAGTAGCCACTATTCTATCGGTGGAGAAAGATAATGCACCAGATGTTACCGCTATAACCGGAGCCTCTGTTGCCCTTTCTATTTCTGATATACCTTTTGCTGGTCCAGTAGCGGCAGTAATAGTGGGACTGGTGGATGGGGAACTGATTATTAATCCTACAGTGGAGCAACACCAGAAAAGCGATCTACACCTGGCGGTAGCGGGAACCAAAGAGGCTATCATGATGGTTGAAGGAGGAGCCAATGAGGTTCCTGAGGAAACTATGCGTGATGCTATTTTCTTTGCTCATGAAGAGATTAAGAAAATAGTAGATTTTCAGGAAAATATCATAAGAGAAGTTGGCCTGTCCAAAATGCAGGTGGAAATTCCGATTTTGGATGAGGAAATAAAAAAGGCCGTTGTCGAATTTGCTACTCCACTATTTGAAGAAGCGGTCAAGAATCCAGATAAGAAGACGAGGGAAGACCAGATGGATTCCTCCCAGAAATCTGTTTTGCAGCACTTTACCGAGAGCTATCCGGAAGAAGAAAAATTGATTGCCGATGTATCGGACGAGACCATGAAAGCCGTGGTTAGAAAGATGGCTCTGGAGGAAGGGGAACGGGTTGATGGGAGAAAGCTTGATGAAATCAGGAAAGTAAGCTGCGAGGTTGGTTTCCTGCCCCGGCCTCATGGCTCAGGTCTTTTTACCCGCGGTCAGACCCAGGTTTTGTCGGTTACCACCCTGGGAGCCATCAGTGAAGAACAACGGCTTGATGGTCTGGGAATCGAAGAGAAAAAAAGATATATTCATCACTATAATTTCCCTCCCTATAGCACTGGTGAAACCAAACCTATGCGTGGTCCGGGAAGAAGGGAAATTGGTCACGGAGCCCTGGCTGAACGGGCTTTGCTGGCAGTAATACCATCGGAAGAAGAATTCCCTTATACTATAAGGGTAGTTTCTGAAGTTTTGGAATCAAATGGCTCCAGCTCTATGGGGAGTGTATGTGGTAGTACGCTATCTCTGATGCACGCCGGTGTTCCCATTAAAGCTCCGGTATCTGGTATTGCCATGGGACTGGTCAAAGAAGGCGAGCGTTTTGCCATTATGAGTGATATTCAGGGAATAGAGGATGCTCTAGGAGACATGGATTTCAAACTGGCTGGAACCGAAAAAGGGGTTACCGCCCTGCAGATGGACATAAAAATTACCGGGGTTAACCGTGAAATAGTCGAAGCTGCACTTAAACAGGCCCGTGAAGGCAGAATGTTTATCTTAAAGAAGATGCTCGAAGCCATCGATAAGCCTAATGAGGAACTTTCTCCTTATGCCCCGCAGATGATCCGTATGCAGATAGACCCGGACAAAATCCGGGAAGTTATTGGACCTGGCGGCAAAACCATTCATAAAATAGTCGATGAGACCGGTTGCAAAATTGATATTGAAGATGATGGTAGCCTGTTTATAATGGCTACAGATGAAGAGGCCGCGAAAAAGGCCCGATTTTTTGTGGAATCCATTGTGGCTGAAGTTGAGGTGGGCAAGACCTACATGGGAACCGTTAAGCGCATAATGGATTTTGGGGCTTTTGTGGAAATCATTCCCGGGGTATTGGGAACATCAGGAAAAGAAGGCCTGGTACACATTTCCCAGCTGGCCGAGGAAAGAGTAAACAAAGTCAGAGATGTGGTGGACATCGGGGATCAGATACTGGTCAAGGTTACAGAAATTGATAGACAAGGCCGGGTAAACCTTTCCCGTAAAGCTGTATTAAAAAGCGCTGTTAAAAAATAA
- a CDS encoding VanW family protein, which produces MNSRALFLLCFFISISLFTAWLDRVERKIYGVKPGVTMAGEKLEGLLPGELRLLVENMALKEQKLPLEPALDKETGEVIPEQEGCIVDIEGSVSKALQAEEGDKLELLMRAIPSRYSSRDLQKITLSRGYYETWFTGTYQRYTNVSLACSSVNNSLLWPGQEFSFNETVGPRTPERGYMPAPVFLMGASELDYGGGVCQVATTVFNAAGKAGLKIIERHLHSRRVHYVAEGKDATVSYGDLDLKFSNNTGSPLIIKAGINRGKVWVNILGEED; this is translated from the coding sequence GTGAACAGCAGGGCTTTATTTCTCTTATGCTTTTTTATCAGCATTTCGCTATTTACTGCCTGGCTTGACCGGGTGGAACGAAAAATATATGGAGTTAAACCAGGAGTTACTATGGCCGGAGAGAAGCTAGAAGGCTTGCTTCCAGGCGAACTGCGTTTGCTGGTGGAGAATATGGCTCTTAAGGAGCAGAAACTACCTTTGGAACCGGCTTTAGACAAAGAAACAGGAGAAGTAATTCCCGAGCAGGAAGGCTGCATAGTTGATATTGAAGGCAGTGTGAGTAAAGCTTTGCAAGCAGAAGAAGGCGACAAGCTGGAATTGCTGATGCGGGCAATTCCTTCCCGTTATTCCAGCCGGGACCTGCAAAAAATAACCTTGAGCCGGGGCTACTACGAAACCTGGTTTACCGGGACTTACCAGCGTTATACCAACGTTTCCCTGGCCTGCAGCAGTGTTAACAATAGCCTGCTATGGCCCGGGCAGGAATTTTCTTTTAATGAAACAGTAGGTCCCAGAACTCCGGAGAGAGGTTATATGCCGGCACCGGTGTTTTTAATGGGGGCCAGCGAACTGGACTATGGAGGGGGGGTTTGCCAGGTAGCAACAACGGTTTTTAATGCGGCTGGAAAGGCCGGCCTGAAAATAATTGAGCGTCATCTGCACAGCCGGAGGGTTCATTATGTAGCTGAGGGTAAAGACGCTACGGTAAGCTATGGAGATCTGGATCTCAAATTTTCCAATAATACAGGTAGTCCATTGATCATCAAGGCCGGAATCAACCGGGGTAAGGTATGGGTAAATATTTTGGGGGAGGAAGATTAA
- a CDS encoding polysaccharide deacetylase family protein, translating to MLMSILLLGVFTTILLMRGDDSSVASRVLDPIYQGNSGEKAVGITVNVDWGEEYIPQMLKSFKENQAEVTFFVSGKWAEKNPELLKEMKAAGHSIQSHGYKHLHFNNISAEEASEQIRKAEEIINKTVGEKPRFFAPPYGEYNQQLLNVVAALDYELIMWSIDTIDWQRPDPATIVKRVSNKLHNDAIILMHPTDPTVKALPAILEKIKQDGYKMLTIDKIIKQSKGDNSKGDNN from the coding sequence ATGCTGATGTCCATTTTGCTGCTGGGCGTATTCACCACAATCTTACTTATGCGCGGGGATGACAGCAGTGTAGCTTCCAGGGTGCTTGATCCCATATATCAGGGCAACAGCGGAGAGAAAGCGGTGGGCATAACCGTCAATGTGGATTGGGGTGAGGAATATATCCCTCAGATGCTCAAAAGTTTTAAAGAAAACCAGGCTGAGGTCACCTTCTTTGTTAGCGGAAAGTGGGCAGAAAAAAATCCGGAGCTTTTAAAAGAAATGAAAGCTGCCGGACATAGTATCCAGAGCCATGGATACAAACATTTGCATTTTAATAATATCTCAGCGGAAGAAGCCAGTGAGCAAATAAGAAAAGCCGAGGAGATTATTAATAAGACCGTAGGTGAAAAACCCCGGTTTTTTGCTCCCCCTTATGGGGAATATAACCAGCAATTGCTGAATGTGGTCGCTGCTTTGGATTATGAGCTTATTATGTGGAGCATTGATACGATAGATTGGCAGCGCCCTGATCCGGCAACCATTGTTAAAAGAGTCAGCAACAAGTTGCATAACGACGCCATTATCTTGATGCACCCTACAGACCCCACCGTTAAAGCTCTTCCTGCCATCTTGGAGAAAATTAAGCAAGACGGTTATAAAATGCTTACTATCGATAAAATTATCAAGCAGAGTAAAGGAGATAATAGTAAAGGAGATAATAATTGA
- a CDS encoding D-alanyl-D-alanine carboxypeptidase family protein gives MRGFSKGIRFIILLLLFMGLIASPVNAAPYISSPYYCLMDGGSGQLILSSNGDETRPVASTVKMMTAILTIEYAGMDEEATVSSKAARTPEYSIGLKAEQRITVGELLKVALIRSSNDAAVVLAEHIAGDESLFAHLMSKKAFLIGASNTRFSNASGLPGGEQFSTCSDLAQIGRYAQSHPQIKELVATRQSDFKHPSYSQPLRISNTNPLLGSYQGADGIKTGTANAAGKCLVASATRDGRHLIAVVLKSSDRAGDCARLLNYGFKDSYYQQIINASTPFKELRVLNAKTPKVKIYPARDLYLWVGDNSPDIEKKVNMKYELQAPLSKGQEVGSLVVYADGKLVESIPLLCGDNITRQANLFQRIIKDFILP, from the coding sequence TTGAGGGGTTTTAGCAAGGGAATTAGATTTATTATACTATTACTGTTATTTATGGGGCTAATAGCTTCTCCCGTAAATGCGGCTCCTTATATCAGCTCCCCCTACTATTGCTTGATGGATGGGGGAAGTGGGCAGTTGATACTTTCCAGTAACGGGGACGAAACTCGTCCTGTTGCCAGTACGGTAAAGATGATGACGGCCATCCTAACAATCGAATATGCCGGCATGGATGAAGAAGCCACAGTAAGCAGCAAGGCTGCCCGAACCCCCGAATATAGCATTGGTTTGAAGGCGGAGCAAAGGATTACAGTGGGTGAACTGCTGAAAGTGGCCCTTATCCGATCTTCCAATGATGCGGCTGTGGTCCTGGCCGAACATATTGCCGGGGATGAGAGCTTATTTGCTCACTTGATGTCTAAAAAGGCTTTCTTAATTGGCGCCTCTAATACCCGTTTTAGCAATGCCTCCGGTCTCCCGGGTGGTGAACAATTCAGTACCTGCAGTGATCTGGCTCAGATTGGCCGTTATGCTCAATCCCATCCCCAAATCAAGGAACTGGTGGCTACCCGGCAAAGCGATTTTAAGCACCCCTCTTATAGTCAGCCTTTAAGGATAAGCAATACCAATCCCTTGCTGGGCAGCTATCAGGGAGCTGATGGTATTAAAACCGGTACGGCCAACGCTGCGGGGAAATGTCTGGTGGCTTCCGCCACCCGGGATGGACGCCATTTAATAGCCGTTGTTTTAAAATCCAGCGATAGAGCAGGCGATTGTGCGCGTTTACTTAATTATGGATTCAAGGATAGCTATTATCAGCAAATAATCAATGCTTCTACTCCGTTTAAAGAATTACGGGTATTAAATGCTAAAACTCCTAAGGTTAAGATATATCCAGCTCGGGATCTCTATCTCTGGGTAGGAGATAATAGCCCCGATATCGAGAAAAAAGTAAATATGAAATATGAACTGCAAGCTCCGCTGAGCAAGGGGCAAGAAGTTGGCAGCCTGGTGGTTTATGCTGATGGAAAGCTGGTTGAGAGTATACCGCTGCTTTGCGGGGATAATATTACCCGGCAGGCCAATCTCTTCCAAAGGATAATTAAGGACTTTATTTTACCTTAA
- a CDS encoding M16 family metallopeptidase, with amino-acid sequence MEVINTWLLDKQARLIVEEIPYLKSAALGVYIKLGSRHEKEEIAGASHFIEHMLFKGTESRSARDIAESFEEIGGQLNAFTSKEFTCVYARTLDENISSAMEIIFDMLFNSTFATRDFATEKEVIIEEINIYEDTPDDLIHDLFARNLWQGHPMGSPILGTLDSVSAFSRDEIFDFYKKCYVPSNMVIAVAGNVDKNLIKEQVEKCLVRQPLTQVNWPEPKHSEYSSFVRLLEKETEQVQICLGVPGISYFDQNRYVQNVMNSILGGGMSSRLFQKIREELGLAYSVYSSPSTYSDTGSYSFYIGTGPGKIATFFEALYHELEFFVSRGVSEREVSRTQQLIKSSMYLGLESVMNRMSRLGKSFLMYNRVIPVEDVIKEILAVDAGKIQSFSSNILQKPAFSLAAIGPAEVLPQVEKEFHKWWG; translated from the coding sequence ATGGAAGTGATAAATACATGGTTACTGGACAAGCAGGCCAGGCTGATAGTGGAGGAGATTCCCTATTTGAAATCGGCCGCCCTGGGGGTTTATATCAAACTGGGTTCCCGACATGAAAAGGAAGAAATAGCGGGAGCCAGTCATTTTATCGAGCATATGCTTTTTAAGGGTACCGAAAGCAGGTCAGCCCGGGATATTGCGGAGAGTTTTGAAGAGATAGGAGGGCAGCTGAATGCCTTTACCTCCAAAGAATTTACCTGTGTTTATGCCCGGACCCTGGATGAAAATATTTCATCAGCTATGGAGATAATTTTTGATATGCTCTTTAATTCCACCTTTGCTACCCGGGATTTTGCTACGGAGAAAGAGGTAATTATCGAGGAAATTAATATTTATGAAGATACCCCGGATGATTTAATACACGATTTATTTGCCCGCAACCTCTGGCAGGGGCATCCCATGGGTTCCCCCATACTGGGAACCCTGGATTCGGTATCTGCTTTCAGCCGGGACGAAATATTTGATTTCTATAAAAAATGTTATGTTCCTTCTAATATGGTAATAGCTGTGGCCGGCAATGTAGATAAAAACCTCATAAAAGAGCAGGTGGAAAAATGTCTGGTCCGGCAGCCATTAACTCAGGTAAATTGGCCTGAACCCAAGCACTCGGAGTATTCCAGTTTTGTAAGACTGCTGGAAAAGGAAACCGAACAGGTGCAGATTTGCCTGGGAGTTCCCGGGATATCATATTTTGACCAGAATCGCTATGTGCAGAACGTTATGAACAGTATACTGGGAGGAGGGATGAGTTCCCGCCTCTTCCAAAAAATTCGTGAAGAATTGGGCCTGGCTTATTCTGTTTATTCCTCGCCCTCCACTTATTCCGATACCGGCTCTTATTCATTCTATATCGGTACCGGTCCGGGTAAGATAGCTACTTTTTTTGAGGCTCTGTATCATGAACTGGAGTTTTTTGTGAGCAGAGGGGTTAGTGAGCGGGAAGTAAGCCGAACCCAGCAATTGATCAAGTCCAGTATGTACCTGGGTTTGGAAAGCGTAATGAATCGCATGAGCCGCCTGGGCAAGTCTTTTTTGATGTATAACCGGGTGATTCCCGTAGAAGATGTAATCAAGGAAATCCTTGCGGTTGATGCTGGCAAGATACAGAGCTTCTCTTCCAACATCTTGCAAAAACCGGCTTTTTCCCTGGCGGCTATTGGACCGGCCGAGGTTCTTCCTCAGGTGGAGAAGGAATTTCACAAATGGTGGGGCTAG
- the dut gene encoding dUTP diphosphatase: MKVLFNRLHSHDLPLPRYMTPGSSGLDLYAAVDEEILIPSGKIVLVPTGLALAIPEGYEAQIRPRSGLALKYGITLLNTPGTIDADYRGEIKVIVINLGDKDYILKRGERIAQMVFSRVEKAEFMEVKSLDETLRGAGGFGHTGI, from the coding sequence ATGAAAGTACTTTTTAACCGCTTGCACTCCCATGACTTGCCTTTGCCCCGTTACATGACCCCGGGTTCCTCCGGTTTGGATCTCTATGCGGCTGTAGATGAGGAAATTTTGATCCCCAGCGGTAAAATCGTGCTGGTTCCCACCGGCCTGGCCTTGGCCATTCCGGAAGGATATGAAGCCCAGATACGCCCCCGCAGTGGATTGGCCTTGAAGTATGGCATAACTCTCTTGAACACCCCCGGTACCATCGATGCTGATTACCGGGGAGAGATAAAAGTGATTGTCATAAATCTGGGGGACAAAGACTATATTCTAAAAAGGGGCGAAAGGATTGCCCAAATGGTCTTTTCCCGGGTGGAAAAGGCCGAATTTATGGAAGTTAAATCCCTGGATGAAACTTTGCGTGGAGCGGGGGGATTTGGTCATACCGGTATTTGA
- a CDS encoding YlmC/YmxH family sporulation protein, which translates to MRLNELVGKEMVNIYDGMRMGTVGDSDMLIDEESGLIISIILPNRNNALSFWVDRQKMVIPWEAVKKIGREVIVVDVNNTHMRLKNNSL; encoded by the coding sequence GTGCGGCTTAATGAGCTGGTGGGAAAAGAAATGGTCAATATATATGACGGGATGCGAATGGGAACAGTAGGGGACTCGGATATGCTTATTGACGAAGAGAGCGGTTTAATTATTTCTATCATACTTCCTAACCGCAACAATGCCTTAAGCTTTTGGGTAGACCGGCAAAAAATGGTTATTCCCTGGGAGGCGGTAAAGAAGATTGGTCGTGAGGTTATTGTAGTTGATGTGAACAATACCCACATGCGGCTGAAGAACAACTCGCTATAA